A part of Sinorhizobium chiapasense genomic DNA contains:
- a CDS encoding DUF1254 domain-containing protein: MRSTLFAVLVGLFGAALLHIIIVLALPQFTGRDAYTRVLGLLEMDSFFPLTVEPGVTGLDNSDPYLRTAACSFSIAEAPARFIARGAVPFWSLSVFDSNSNEVFSMNDHTAVNGSLDLVVATPIQLVELRKSPPETLAQSIMIEMKDDEGYAVLRALAPLDSFEEQVRNFLTESSCEPFRR; the protein is encoded by the coding sequence ATGCGTAGCACGCTGTTCGCCGTTCTCGTCGGCCTGTTTGGCGCGGCTCTGCTGCATATCATCATCGTGCTCGCCCTACCGCAATTCACCGGCCGGGACGCCTATACGCGCGTGCTCGGCCTCCTCGAGATGGACAGCTTCTTCCCGCTGACGGTCGAGCCGGGGGTAACTGGACTCGACAACAGCGACCCTTATCTGCGAACGGCCGCCTGCAGCTTTTCGATCGCGGAGGCGCCCGCGCGCTTCATCGCCCGCGGCGCGGTGCCGTTCTGGTCGCTTTCCGTCTTCGACAGCAACTCGAACGAAGTGTTCAGCATGAACGATCACACGGCCGTCAACGGCAGTCTCGACCTGGTTGTCGCCACGCCGATCCAACTTGTCGAATTGCGCAAGTCGCCCCCCGAAACGCTGGCTCAGTCCATCATGATCGAGATGAAGGACGACGAGGGTTATGCGGTTCTGCGCGCTCTTGCTCCGCTCGACAGCTTCGAGGAACAGGTTCGCAATTTCCTGACCGAGTCGAGCTGCGAGCCCTTCCGGCGTTGA
- a CDS encoding SH3 domain-containing protein, whose translation MKDAFFRAVAVCALMLVPAVAEAAEGFATANVNMRSGPSIRYPAVTVIPAGESVEIHGCLADLPWCDVSFYGGRGWVAGRYVQAIYRSGRVYLEPEYYRPLGIPTVVFQFDRYWDRNYRGRDFYRNRDRWRRGPDWAEERDRRDWERQRAWDRREWERRQVSEDRREWERDRDDERRERRRDDEMRVVPECGFDDRLCEND comes from the coding sequence GTGAAAGATGCGTTTTTTCGGGCGGTCGCTGTTTGTGCGCTCATGCTCGTCCCGGCGGTAGCCGAGGCTGCGGAAGGTTTTGCCACCGCCAATGTCAACATGCGATCGGGGCCGAGCATACGCTATCCGGCCGTGACCGTGATCCCTGCCGGCGAATCGGTAGAAATCCACGGCTGCCTGGCGGACCTGCCGTGGTGTGATGTTTCCTTCTACGGCGGGCGCGGTTGGGTTGCCGGTCGATATGTGCAGGCCATCTACCGCAGCGGCAGGGTTTATCTGGAGCCGGAGTATTATCGCCCGCTCGGCATTCCCACGGTCGTCTTCCAGTTCGATCGTTATTGGGACCGCAACTACAGGGGCCGCGACTTCTACCGCAACCGCGACCGCTGGCGCCGTGGTCCGGACTGGGCGGAAGAACGGGACCGGCGTGACTGGGAACGACAGCGTGCGTGGGATCGGCGCGAATGGGAGCGCAGGCAAGTGAGCGAGGATCGCCGGGAATGGGAGCGTGACCGCGACGACGAGCGGCGCGAACGACGCCGCGACGATGAAATGCGAGTGGTTCCGGAGTGTGGTTTCGATGACCGTCTGTGTGAGAACGACTGA
- a CDS encoding peptidoglycan-binding domain-containing protein: protein MAPRKRKQPERKRAAQTRPGLALRGLAVAARALASAARVMARHPVGAGGSAAFVVVFSFVAANAMWYQHGAHPSPLLRTRVPLVGPEVAERLAAANGEPVEPRNVTTFVIEREGAEKPGNIDDAAAAAPAASTLTADIQRELARLGLYDGAPDGRTGPKTSAAILRFEKQTGRLQSGEARDDLLQALRATRDTGLPAATPGDRPYSDPKGASAEVDPVAAAIRTAEEDKTFLPRADIPVPSELVVSIQKGLSNLAYADIVVDGVAGDQTRAAIRHFEKHYRLPQTGEPNAKVLKKLKEIGAL, encoded by the coding sequence ATGGCTCCGCGCAAGCGCAAACAGCCTGAGCGGAAGAGAGCGGCACAAACTCGACCTGGCCTCGCATTGCGCGGCCTGGCCGTAGCCGCTCGCGCTCTTGCATCTGCCGCCAGAGTTATGGCTCGCCACCCGGTCGGCGCGGGCGGATCCGCCGCCTTCGTCGTCGTCTTCAGCTTCGTTGCGGCCAACGCCATGTGGTACCAGCACGGCGCCCACCCGTCGCCACTTCTGCGCACCCGCGTTCCGCTGGTCGGACCCGAAGTTGCCGAGCGCTTGGCCGCTGCCAATGGTGAGCCGGTCGAGCCTCGCAATGTAACGACCTTCGTCATCGAACGGGAAGGCGCCGAAAAACCCGGGAACATCGACGACGCGGCTGCCGCCGCACCGGCCGCCTCGACGCTTACTGCGGACATACAGAGAGAGTTGGCGCGGCTGGGTCTTTACGATGGAGCGCCGGATGGGCGTACCGGCCCGAAAACCTCCGCCGCGATCCTGCGCTTCGAAAAACAGACCGGGCGTCTGCAAAGCGGCGAAGCGAGGGACGACTTGTTGCAGGCGTTGCGTGCGACGCGCGATACTGGCCTTCCCGCCGCCACCCCTGGCGACCGTCCCTATTCGGACCCAAAGGGCGCGTCGGCAGAGGTCGATCCGGTCGCTGCAGCGATCCGCACTGCCGAAGAGGACAAGACATTCCTTCCTCGGGCCGACATTCCTGTCCCGAGCGAATTGGTGGTGAGCATCCAGAAGGGGCTCAGCAATCTTGCCTATGCCGACATCGTGGTCGATGGTGTCGCCGGCGATCAGACGCGCGCCGCCATCCGGCATTTTGAAAAGCACTATCGCCTGCCGCAGACCGGTGAACCGAATGCGAAGGTTCTCAAGAAGCTGAAGGAAATCGGTGCGCTTTGA
- a CDS encoding DUF1214 domain-containing protein — MFRIPLLVALALIVAFGGGVTSAVWALKATVGFGSIAIGPWVAFPQAQTAAADPYAKAHRARAGELLFGGAEGLIFTAATDDSGARLSPACSYDISGITPPARFWTLYATTSEGVTLRPGPDLPSAVNSWTVLRAENSSFVVHASPVAHPENWLAIRHSGSFKFVLTLLDTPTAGSSGLIDLAMPKIVKTGCGNA; from the coding sequence TTGTTTCGCATCCCCCTCCTCGTCGCACTCGCTCTGATCGTCGCCTTTGGCGGCGGGGTCACTTCGGCTGTCTGGGCGCTGAAGGCGACCGTCGGCTTCGGCTCGATCGCGATCGGCCCCTGGGTCGCGTTCCCCCAGGCGCAGACGGCGGCGGCAGACCCTTACGCCAAGGCGCACCGCGCCCGCGCCGGCGAGTTGCTCTTCGGGGGCGCGGAAGGGCTGATTTTCACGGCTGCGACCGACGACAGCGGCGCCCGGCTGTCGCCGGCCTGCTCCTACGACATCTCGGGCATAACGCCGCCGGCCCGTTTCTGGACCCTCTATGCGACGACGTCGGAGGGCGTGACCTTGCGGCCCGGACCTGACCTGCCTTCGGCGGTGAACTCCTGGACGGTGCTGCGCGCTGAAAACAGCAGTTTCGTCGTTCACGCCTCGCCCGTCGCGCATCCAGAAAACTGGCTCGCCATTCGCCACAGCGGCAGCTTCAAATTCGTATTGACCCTACTCGACACACCGACTGCCGGCTCCTCGGGGCTGATCGATCTTGCGATGCCGAAAATCGTCAAGACGGGGTGCGGAAATGCGTAG
- a CDS encoding DUF2336 domain-containing protein codes for MTNRFRELERPQTGRLKDVVLMATVTGFESLRIPRKSDMKQFAELFEPLFLGSSDEARRQATAALSQCAHVPEPVALLIGSMPISIAATFLTRSKAISDRALIAIIRRQGSAHAGAIAHRENLSPSVVDALVEHHQAMYANGQLDANQPGTDAISPPPPAEDSASSDRIAREDKLREEIKALARAEPREGTSRIRPIDELHQALLMRFARSGEAVLFATALADALRSSRALAERILLDISGQQLAVTLSALEFPAGEMSSLLEAFYPHLSERLGGGTRTTALVEAVARKVSVERVEAWLRADEHGATEPARYEAHFADNRASDPRQQEARPALAHRSTTQPMRGFGRG; via the coding sequence GTGACGAACCGGTTTCGTGAGTTGGAGAGGCCGCAAACGGGCCGACTGAAGGACGTCGTGCTGATGGCGACCGTCACCGGCTTCGAGAGCCTTCGCATCCCGCGCAAGTCGGACATGAAGCAGTTTGCCGAGCTGTTCGAACCGCTTTTCCTCGGATCGAGCGACGAAGCCCGCCGTCAGGCGACCGCCGCCCTTTCGCAATGTGCGCACGTGCCCGAGCCCGTCGCCCTGCTGATCGGCAGCATGCCGATTTCCATTGCCGCTACCTTTCTGACCCGATCGAAAGCAATTTCCGATCGGGCGCTGATTGCCATCATCCGCCGGCAGGGATCGGCCCATGCCGGCGCGATCGCGCACCGCGAAAACCTTTCACCCTCGGTCGTCGATGCGCTCGTCGAGCACCACCAGGCCATGTATGCGAACGGACAGCTGGATGCGAATCAGCCCGGGACAGACGCGATAAGCCCACCGCCGCCGGCCGAGGACAGCGCTTCTTCCGATCGCATCGCCCGCGAAGACAAGCTGCGCGAGGAAATCAAGGCATTGGCGCGGGCCGAGCCGCGAGAAGGCACCTCCCGCATTCGGCCGATCGACGAACTCCACCAGGCGTTGCTCATGCGGTTTGCCCGCAGCGGCGAAGCGGTTCTCTTCGCTACGGCTCTCGCCGACGCATTGCGATCGAGCCGAGCGCTTGCGGAGCGGATCCTTCTCGACATTTCAGGTCAGCAACTCGCCGTGACCCTTTCTGCACTTGAGTTCCCCGCAGGCGAGATGAGTTCTCTGCTCGAGGCATTCTATCCACACCTTTCCGAAAGGCTCGGCGGCGGCACGCGCACCACAGCCCTGGTTGAGGCGGTTGCAAGGAAGGTCAGCGTCGAACGGGTCGAGGCCTGGCTGCGTGCGGATGAGCATGGAGCCACCGAGCCGGCCCGCTACGAGGCCCACTTCGCCGACAACCGTGCCTCCGACCCCCGCCAGCAAGAGGCTCGTCCAGCCCTCGCCCATCGCAGCACCACCCAGCCCATGCGCGGGTTCGGGAGAGGCTAA
- a CDS encoding DUF1491 family protein produces the protein MRLKSDIFVSSLLRRVFAVGGYAAVLRKGAQEAGAIFIRQRSRFGIETLYAPAPQNFFEDEADTSRKFEIRLQNAEVDHIDSALSSEIRFDPDCWIVEIELDDCDGLFEVVAAEDSPRR, from the coding sequence ATGCGCCTAAAATCCGATATCTTCGTGTCCTCTCTGCTACGCCGCGTCTTTGCCGTCGGTGGCTATGCCGCCGTGCTGCGCAAGGGGGCGCAGGAGGCAGGCGCAATCTTCATTCGCCAGCGCTCGCGGTTCGGGATCGAGACCCTCTATGCGCCCGCGCCGCAGAACTTCTTCGAAGATGAAGCCGATACGAGCCGCAAATTCGAGATACGGTTGCAGAATGCGGAAGTGGATCACATCGACAGCGCGCTTTCCTCCGAGATCCGCTTCGATCCTGATTGCTGGATCGTCGAAATCGAACTGGACGATTGCGACGGTCTGTTCGAGGTCGTGGCCGCCGAAGACAGTCCCCGGCGATAA